Proteins from a genomic interval of Opisthocomus hoazin isolate bOpiHoa1 chromosome 39, bOpiHoa1.hap1, whole genome shotgun sequence:
- the LOC142365426 gene encoding E3 SUMO-protein ligase ZBED1-like has protein sequence MGDASSPRVPQLLPKRPKTEGEGAEARPKEEAPEEAAAAALVPPSLREETPLAFGAFGMAAAALAPPSRRKREKGAEGASAALSVDRRKSKVWNYYAKLGDAYVECNVCKKQLSFHNSTTTMREHLVRKHGIRDALLSHLKDEQVAESDCGGAENVGKRSRQTPPENGFYQAEARSDVILELVLEMIFRDLHPLSVVRDKGFGLLVGYLEPGFALPAPAQLAGMLRHRYGVVKQHLERYLQTAEAVAVCVELWASQLSQSYLSVAASFVDGEWRRARCMLATQRAHEDEAEGGLGEKLHAVLRDFGLSGKSVFCVVHDGPRGAAAASWQPLRNAYGWSGLGCAARTLHLCIRAGLEVEQVREALGIARGIVRFFQQDARASRSLNSKLEAINKSKLKLVMDAGSRWITTVEMCESLLDLKWAIMSVLEEQPKGAAAVRNLADHQWKLLQDLVPIMRTIRIATSFLREEQNASVSSLMPCVHGIVAAIGQQAEEAGTVIKTVVGNIRAELTRRWGLAEDEKVLENPAVIASFLDPRFKEMRFLSPGLRSALHERVKAMLSQVFSHQCPPAARPWVPGSDYKAEGGEAGSPPPAHKAGSLSAAPQSVYDILLGKDPAESMPEIHQQLENYIVEPLCKRSTDPLDWWKNNERRFPAVARLSRRYLAVPATAVPPEQAFAAGESALEQRRAVLAPENLDQILFLHQNFDFLESLRNSNEARSRSLH, from the exons ATGGGCGACGCCAGCTCGCCCCGCGTGCCGCAGCTCTTGCCGAAACGCCCCAAGACGGAGGGCGAGGGCGCAGAGGCGAGGCCGAAGGAGGAGGCGCCAgaagaggcggcggcggcggcgctcgTCCCGCCCTCGCTGCGAG AGGAAACGCCGCTCGCCTTCGGCGCCTTCGGCATGGCGGCCGCCGCTCTGGCACCGCCGTCCCGGCGGAAGAGGGAGAAGGGCGCGGAGGGGGCGAGCGCGGCGCTGTCGGTCGACCGGCGCAAATCGAAGGTGTGGAATTACTACGCCAAGCTGGGGGACGCCTACGTGGAGTGCAACGTCTGCAAGAAGCAGCTCTCCTTCCACAACAGCACGACCACCATGCGGGAGCACCTCGTCCGGAAGCACGGCATCCGCGACGCCTTGCTCTCCCACCTGAAGGACGAGCAGGTGGCCGAATCCGATTGCGGCGGAGCGGAAAACGTCGGGAAGCGCTCTCGGCAAACGCCGCCGGAGAACGGGTTTTACCAGGCGGAAGCGCGGAGCGACGTGATCCTGGAGTTGGTGCTGGAGATGATTTTCCGCGATCTTCACCCTCTCTCCGTGGTGAGGGACAAAGGGTTCGGGCTCCTCGTCGGGTACCTGGAGCCCGGCTTCGCCCTGCCGGCGCCGGCGCAGCTCGCCGGCATGCTGCGGCACCGGTACGGCGTGGTCAAGCAGCACCTGGAGCGTTACCTGCAGACGGCCGAGGCCGTCGCGGTCTGCGTGGAGCTCTGGGCTTCGCAGCTCAGCCAGAGCTACCTGAGCGTCGCGGCCAGCTTCGTCGACGGGGAGTGGCGGCGGGCGCGGTGCATGCTGGCGACGCAGCGGGCGCACGAGGACGAAGCGGAGGGCGGTTTGGGGGAGAAGCTGCACGCCGTCCTTCGGGATTTCGGGCTGTCGGGAAAATCCGTCTTCTGCGTGGTGCACGACGgcccgcggggcgcggcggcggcgagcTGGCAGCCGCTGCGGAACGCCTACGGGTGGAGCGGGCTGGGCTGCGCCGCTCGCACCCTCCACCTCTGCATCCGAGCGGGGCTGGAGGTGGAGCAGGTCCGGGAAGCGTTGGGCATCGCCCGCGGAATCGTGCGGTTCTTCCAGCAGGACGCCAGGGCCAGCCGCTCCTTGAACAGCAagctggaggccatcaacaagagCAAGCTGAAGCTGGTGATGGACGCGGGCTCGCGCTGGATAACCACCGTGGAGATGTGCGAGAGCCTCTTGGACCTCAAGTGGGCCATAATGTCcgtgctggaggagcagcccaAGGGCGCGGCGGCCGTCCGGAACTTGGCCGACCACCAATGGAAGCTCCTGCAGGACCTGGTCCCGATCATGAGGACCATCAGGATCGCCACGTCCTTCCTACGCGAGGAGCAGAACGCCTCCGTCTCTTCTCTGATGCCGTGCGTCCACGGGATCGTCGCCGCCATCGGCCAGCAGGCGGAAGAGGCCGGCACCGTCATCAAGACGGTCGTGGGCAACATCAGGGCGGAGCTGACGCGGCGCTGGGGGCTGGCGGAGGACGAGAAGGTGCTGGAAAACCCGGCGGTTATCGCTTCTTTCTTGGACCCTCGCTTCAAGGAGATGCGGTTTCTCAGCCCCGGGCTGAGGAGCGCGCTGCACGAGAGGGTCAAGGCCATGCTGTCGCAGGTTTTCAGCCACCAGTGCCCGCCTGCCGCCCGGCCCTGGGTGCCGGGCTCGGATTATAAAGCCGAGGGCGGAGaggcgggcagcccgccgccggctcaCAAGGCCGGGAGCCTGAGCGCCGCGCCGCAGAGCGTGTACGAcatcctgctggggaaggatCCGGCCGAGAGCATGCCCGAGATCCACCAGCAACTGGAAAACTACATCGTGGAGCCGCTCTGCAAGCGCAGCACCGACCCGCTGGACTGGTGGAAGAACAACGAGCGGCGCTTCCCGGCCGTGGCGCGGCTCAGCCGGCGGTACCTCGCTGTGCCGGCCACCGCCGTGCCGCCCGAGCAGGCCTTCGCCGCCGGCGAAAGCGCCCTGGAGCAGCGGCGAGCCGTCCTGGCGCCGGAGAACCTGGATCAAATTCTGTTCTTGCATCAGAATTTTGACTTTTTAGAGTCGCTGAGGAACAGTAACGAGGCTCGGAGCAGGAGCCTGCACTAA
- the LOC142365436 gene encoding LOW QUALITY PROTEIN: alpha-soluble NSF attachment protein-like (The sequence of the model RefSeq protein was modified relative to this genomic sequence to represent the inferred CDS: deleted 1 base in 1 codon) gives MDQAGKEKEALQLLAEADKKVRGSQSFFAGLFGGSSRIEEACDIYARAANMFKMAKNWSAAGNAFCQAARLHLQLQSKHDAATNFVDAGNAFKKADPQEAINCLIRAIEIYTDMGRFTIAAKHHISIAEIFETELVDIEKAIAHYEQAADYYKGEESNSSANKCLLKVATYAAQLEQYQKAVEIYEQVGTSAMDSPLLKYSAKEYFFKAALCHFCVDMLNAKVALQKYEEMFPAFTDSRECKLVKKLLDAHEEQNIDAYTDAVKEYDSISRLDQWLTTMLLRIKKTIQGEEEDLR, from the exons ATGGACCAGGCcgggaaggagaaggaagcgCTGCAGCTCCTGGCCGAGGCCGACAAGAAGGTCCGCGGCTCCCAGTCCTTCTTCGCCGGCCTCTTCGG GGGCTCCTCCCGCATAGAAGAAGCGTGCGACATCTACGCCCGGGCCGCCAACATGTTCAAAATGGCCAAGAACTGGAGCG ccGCAGGGAACGCCTTCTGCCAAGCGGCGCGGCTccacttgcagctgcagagcAAGCACGACGCG GCCACCAACTTCGTGGACGCCGGCAACGCCTTCAAGAAAGCCGATCCGCAAG AGGCCATTAACTGCTTGATCAGAGCGATCGAGATCTACACCGACATG GGCCGCTTCACCATCGCCGCCAAGCACCACATCTCCATCGCGGAGATCTTCGAGACGGAGCTGGTGGACATCGAGAAG GCCATCGCCCACTACGAGCAGGCGGCCGATTACTACAAGGGCGAAGAGTCCAACAG CTCTGCCAACAAGTGTCTGCTGAAGGTGGCCACGTACGCGGCCCAGCTGGAGCAGTACCAGAAAGCCGTGGAGATCTACGAGCAG GTGGGCACCAGCGCCATGGACAGCCCCCTCCTCAAGTACAGCGCCAAGGAGTACTTCTTCAAGGCGGCCCTCTGCCACTTCTGCGTCGACATGCTCAACGCCAAGGTCG CGTTGCAGAAGTACGAGGAGATGTTCCCGGCCTTCACGGACTCCAGGGAGTGCAAACTGGTCAAG AAATTGCTGGATGCGCACGAGGAGCAGAACATCGACGCCTACACCGATGCG gTGAAGGAGTACGACTCCATCTCCCGCCTGGACCAGTGGCTCACCACCATGCTGCTCCGCATCAAGAAGACGATCCAGGGCGAGGAGGAAGATTTGCGCTAg